A genomic segment from Deinococcus sp. YIM 77859 encodes:
- a CDS encoding V-type ATP synthase subunit F: MTQGSNQMQRVVILSDAETATGYRLAGAEVIEATPENAVAELERIIQENRYGLVAVDTGLIPDPAAATARVMRGRDLPILLPIPSLRDAFAADTVDAKAYMGKLVRDTIGFDIKL, from the coding sequence ATGACGCAGGGCAGCAACCAGATGCAGCGCGTTGTGATCCTCTCGGACGCCGAAACCGCGACGGGCTACCGCCTGGCGGGCGCCGAGGTGATCGAGGCCACTCCCGAGAATGCTGTGGCGGAACTTGAACGCATCATTCAGGAAAATCGCTACGGGCTTGTCGCGGTGGATACGGGTCTGATCCCTGACCCCGCCGCGGCGACGGCACGCGTCATGCGTGGCCGCGACCTCCCCATTCTGCTGCCCATTCCCAGCCTGCGGGACGCCTTTGCCGCCGATACGGTGGATGCCAAGGCGTACATGGGCAAACTGGTGCGGGACACCATCGGGTTTGACATCAAGCTTTAA
- a CDS encoding V-type ATP synthase subunit A, whose amino-acid sequence MTQQQRGVVQNIAGPAVIAGGMYGAKMYDIVRVGKERLVGEIIRLDGDTAFVQVYEDTSGLTVGEPVETTGLPLSVELGPGMLNGIYDGIQRPLDKIREASGDFIARGIEVSSLDRTKKWAFTPSVQAGDTVGGSAILGTVPEFSFTHKILTPPDKGGKLTWVAPAGEYTIDDTIATLEDGTKLRLAHYWPVRAPRPVAKKLDPSLPFLTGMRILDVLFPLVMGGAAAIPGPFGSGKTVTQQSVAKYGNADIVVYVGCGERGNEMTDVLVEFPELEDPKTGGPLMHRTILIANTSNMPVAAREASVYTGITLAEYFRDQGYSVSLMADSTSRWAEALREISSRLEEMPAEEGYPPYLGAKLAAFYERAGAVKTLAGEDGAVSIIGAVSPAGGDMSEPVTQATLRITGAFWRLDAGLARRRHFPAINWNGSYSLFTPILDRWYRENVGPDFPELRQRISNILQQEAALQEVVQLVGPDALQDQERLIIEAGRMLRQDFLQQNGFDPVDASASMPKNYGLMKMMLKFYDEAEAALRQGVTIDEIIQNPVIERLSRARYVPEAEFMAYAESVMDELDRTFKGVKA is encoded by the coding sequence ATGACGCAACAGCAAAGAGGCGTCGTGCAGAACATCGCCGGTCCGGCCGTGATCGCGGGGGGCATGTACGGCGCGAAGATGTACGACATCGTGCGCGTGGGCAAAGAGCGCCTGGTGGGTGAGATTATCCGCCTCGACGGCGACACTGCCTTCGTGCAGGTGTACGAGGACACCAGCGGCCTGACCGTGGGTGAACCCGTCGAGACGACCGGGCTGCCGCTCTCGGTGGAGCTGGGGCCAGGCATGCTCAATGGCATCTACGACGGGATTCAGCGCCCGCTGGACAAAATCCGCGAGGCGTCGGGGGACTTCATCGCCCGCGGCATCGAGGTGTCCAGTCTCGACCGAACGAAGAAGTGGGCCTTTACCCCCAGCGTGCAGGCCGGAGACACCGTGGGTGGCAGCGCCATCCTGGGGACCGTGCCGGAGTTCTCCTTCACCCACAAGATTCTGACGCCGCCCGACAAGGGGGGCAAGCTGACTTGGGTGGCGCCTGCGGGCGAGTACACCATCGACGACACCATCGCCACGCTCGAAGACGGCACGAAGCTGCGTCTGGCCCACTACTGGCCGGTGCGCGCGCCGCGTCCGGTCGCCAAGAAGCTCGACCCTAGCCTGCCCTTCCTCACCGGGATGCGCATCCTCGACGTGCTGTTTCCCCTGGTGATGGGCGGCGCGGCGGCGATTCCCGGTCCCTTTGGCTCGGGCAAGACGGTGACGCAGCAGTCGGTGGCGAAGTACGGCAACGCGGACATTGTGGTGTACGTGGGCTGCGGCGAGCGCGGCAACGAGATGACGGACGTGCTCGTCGAGTTCCCGGAACTGGAAGACCCCAAGACCGGCGGGCCTCTCATGCACCGCACCATCCTGATCGCCAACACCTCCAACATGCCGGTGGCGGCGCGTGAAGCTTCGGTGTACACCGGGATTACCCTCGCCGAATACTTCCGCGACCAGGGCTACAGCGTGTCCCTCATGGCCGACTCGACCTCCCGCTGGGCCGAGGCGCTGCGTGAGATTTCTTCTCGATTGGAGGAGATGCCCGCAGAAGAAGGCTACCCGCCCTACCTGGGCGCGAAGCTCGCCGCCTTTTACGAGCGTGCGGGTGCCGTGAAAACCCTGGCGGGTGAGGACGGTGCGGTCAGCATCATCGGCGCGGTGTCTCCGGCGGGCGGTGACATGTCCGAGCCGGTCACCCAGGCGACCCTGCGCATCACCGGGGCCTTTTGGCGTCTCGACGCGGGCCTCGCGCGGCGCCGTCACTTCCCGGCGATCAACTGGAACGGGTCGTACTCCCTCTTTACGCCCATCCTGGACCGCTGGTACCGCGAGAACGTCGGCCCCGACTTCCCGGAGCTGCGCCAGCGCATCAGCAACATCCTTCAGCAGGAAGCGGCCCTGCAGGAAGTCGTACAGCTCGTGGGTCCCGACGCCCTGCAGGACCAGGAACGCCTGATTATCGAGGCGGGCCGCATGCTCAGACAGGACTTCCTCCAGCAGAACGGCTTCGACCCGGTTGATGCCAGCGCCTCTATGCCCAAGAACTACGGCCTGATGAAGATGATGCTGAAGTTCTACGACGAGGCGGAAGCGGCCCTGCGTCAGGGCGTCACCATCGATGAGATCATTCAAAACCCCGTGATCGAGCGGCTGTCGCGCGCCCGCTACGTGCCTGAGGCTGAGTTTATGGCCTACGCCGAGAGCGTGATGGACGAGCTCGACCGCACCTTCAAAGGAGTGAAGGCGTGA
- a CDS encoding V-type ATP synthase subunit B, giving the protein MTTLLKKEYNDVAYISGPLLFVNAASDLAYGAIVDIKDGTGRTRGGQVISVSEENAVIQVFEETRGLDLATASVSLVEDVARLGVSKDMIGRRFDGLGRPIDGLPQVVAEKRLNINGQPMNPAARAKPEEFIQTGISTIDVNTSLIRGQKLPIFSGSGLPHNELAAQIARQAKVPGHEGDFAVVFAAMGLTQREVSFFTQEFERTGALARSVLFLNRADDPAVERLLTPRMALTTAEYLAFEHGYHVLVILTDLTNYCEALREIGGAREEIPGRRGFPGYMYTDLASLYERAGVVQGKPGSVTQIPILSMPDDDITHPIPDLTGYITEGQIVVDRALNAKGIFPPINPLPSLSRLQGNGIGKGKTRADHKNVSDQLFAAYANGLDLRKLVAITGEDALTETDKLYLRFADDFEQYFIGQGDQDRSIEESLTVAWAILSKLPQSQLTRLSRDHIDKFYGTKLDEMWRGNRI; this is encoded by the coding sequence GTGACCACTCTCCTGAAAAAGGAATACAACGATGTCGCCTACATCTCCGGGCCGCTCCTCTTTGTGAATGCGGCTTCGGACCTCGCGTACGGCGCGATCGTGGACATCAAGGACGGTACGGGCCGGACCCGTGGCGGTCAGGTCATCTCGGTGAGCGAAGAGAACGCCGTTATTCAGGTGTTCGAGGAGACCCGTGGCCTCGACCTCGCGACCGCCAGTGTGAGCCTGGTCGAGGATGTCGCGCGTCTGGGTGTCAGCAAGGACATGATCGGTCGCCGCTTCGACGGCCTGGGCCGCCCCATCGACGGGTTGCCCCAGGTGGTGGCCGAGAAGCGGCTGAATATCAACGGGCAGCCCATGAACCCCGCCGCGCGTGCCAAGCCTGAAGAGTTCATCCAGACGGGGATCAGCACCATCGACGTGAACACGTCGCTGATCCGTGGGCAGAAGCTCCCCATCTTCTCCGGCTCGGGTCTGCCGCACAACGAACTCGCTGCGCAGATCGCCCGGCAGGCGAAGGTGCCTGGCCACGAGGGCGACTTTGCGGTCGTGTTCGCGGCGATGGGCCTGACCCAGCGTGAGGTGTCCTTTTTCACCCAGGAGTTTGAGCGCACCGGAGCGCTGGCCCGCAGCGTGCTGTTCCTCAACCGCGCGGACGACCCCGCGGTCGAGCGGCTGCTCACCCCCCGGATGGCGCTCACGACCGCCGAGTACCTGGCGTTCGAGCACGGCTACCACGTGCTCGTGATCCTGACCGACCTCACAAACTACTGCGAGGCGCTGCGCGAGATCGGTGGGGCGCGTGAGGAGATCCCCGGTCGCCGCGGCTTCCCCGGCTACATGTACACCGACCTGGCGTCACTGTACGAGCGCGCGGGCGTGGTGCAGGGCAAGCCTGGCTCGGTGACTCAGATCCCGATTCTTTCCATGCCCGACGACGACATCACGCACCCTATTCCCGACCTGACCGGCTACATCACCGAAGGTCAGATCGTGGTGGACCGGGCGCTGAATGCCAAGGGCATCTTCCCGCCCATCAACCCCCTGCCGAGCCTCTCGCGCCTCCAGGGCAACGGCATCGGCAAGGGCAAGACTCGGGCAGACCACAAGAACGTCTCTGACCAGCTTTTTGCCGCGTACGCCAACGGCCTTGACCTGCGGAAGCTTGTCGCCATCACCGGCGAGGACGCGCTCACCGAGACGGACAAGCTGTACCTGCGCTTTGCCGATGACTTCGAGCAGTACTTCATTGGTCAGGGCGATCAGGACCGCTCCATCGAAGAGAGCCTCACGGTTGCCTGGGCGATTCTCTCCAAGCTGCCGCAGAGCCAGCTCACCCGACTCTCGAGGGACCACATCGACAAGTTCTACGGCACCAAGCTCGACGAGATGTGGCGGGGAAATCGGATCTAA
- a CDS encoding V-type ATP synthase subunit D → MAGQISPTRSALLASKASLKTATSGADLLKRKRDALIGEFFALVRDALAAREQLASVSKGAYTSLFGAKAWDSPEAVESLSLAGTGDYAVDMQIESIYGVKVPRINIPERTQQVNFSPINVGARTIQAATDFGGVLEAIVKVAATETKLRRIGEEIKKTSRRVNALEQVVIPGIQDDIRFIRGVLDQREREESFRLKKIKAKLERDKEEQNAQAGQHGTAAD, encoded by the coding sequence ATGGCAGGACAGATCAGCCCCACCCGCTCTGCCCTTCTGGCAAGCAAGGCCAGCCTCAAGACGGCCACAAGCGGCGCAGACCTCCTCAAGCGCAAGCGTGACGCGCTCATCGGGGAGTTTTTCGCGCTGGTGCGGGATGCTCTTGCGGCGCGCGAGCAGCTTGCGAGCGTGAGCAAGGGAGCCTATACCAGCCTGTTCGGCGCAAAAGCGTGGGACAGTCCAGAAGCGGTCGAGAGCCTCAGCCTGGCAGGCACGGGTGATTACGCCGTGGATATGCAGATCGAGAGCATCTACGGCGTGAAGGTGCCCCGCATCAACATCCCCGAGCGTACGCAGCAGGTGAACTTCAGCCCGATCAATGTCGGCGCGCGTACCATCCAGGCCGCGACGGACTTCGGCGGCGTGCTTGAAGCCATTGTGAAGGTGGCTGCGACCGAAACGAAGTTGCGCCGCATCGGCGAGGAAATCAAGAAGACCAGTCGGCGCGTGAACGCCCTGGAGCAGGTTGTGATTCCCGGCATTCAGGATGACATCCGCTTTATCCGCGGTGTCTTGGACCAGCGCGAGCGCGAAGAGAGCTTCCGCCTGAAGAAGATCAAGGCGAAGCTGGAGCGCGACAAGGAAGAGCAAAACGCTCAGGCTGGGCAGCACGGCACGGCCGCCGATTAG
- a CDS encoding helix-turn-helix transcriptional regulator produces MQPLPPIVLDDPPGKVLHLDLAGQVVLTRTRGLPYLWDVLERSPLGLLVQEALDPRHVHAILERLDLQQGKFFYLGPALAYLPLTPCERRALRMIAFGLSNAEIASRIGTKTSTVHTQVSAVLAKLGVNSRHAARDLYWGYPSSPLSRQLTTSPPQG; encoded by the coding sequence ATGCAGCCCCTCCCCCCCATCGTGCTTGACGATCCGCCGGGAAAGGTTCTGCACCTGGACCTCGCGGGACAGGTCGTTCTGACGCGTACCCGGGGGCTGCCCTACCTCTGGGACGTGCTGGAACGCAGCCCCTTGGGCCTCCTCGTTCAGGAGGCCCTTGATCCCCGCCACGTTCACGCCATCCTTGAGCGTCTGGACTTGCAGCAAGGCAAGTTCTTCTACCTGGGGCCAGCACTGGCGTACTTACCGCTGACCCCCTGCGAACGCCGCGCCCTGCGGATGATCGCCTTCGGCCTCAGCAACGCCGAGATCGCCAGCAGGATCGGCACCAAAACCAGCACGGTCCACACCCAGGTCAGTGCAGTGCTCGCCAAACTGGGCGTGAACAGCCGTCACGCGGCCAGGGATCTCTACTGGGGCTACCCGTCTTCCCCCTTATCTAGACAACTAACGACGAGTCCTCCCCAGGGCTGA
- a CDS encoding phosphohydrolase, protein MPDAALLARAEAFARPFYTQAYRVYHTAAHIEAVLSALRSRQVLTPALTLAAWGHDLVYDPQRLDNEERSAEVFGAWLRGQGIQPELEGEVRALILATRHAAPPATRGEALLVDADLSILGANPEAFAAYDAAIRQEYAFVPEEAYRVRRARVLQGFLNRERIFTTPEFAELEERARVNLNTALQNLG, encoded by the coding sequence ATGCCTGACGCAGCCCTTCTTGCCCGTGCCGAAGCATTCGCGCGCCCCTTCTACACGCAGGCCTACCGCGTATACCACACAGCGGCCCACATCGAGGCGGTGCTGAGCGCCCTTCGCTCGCGCCAGGTCCTTACTCCAGCGCTCACCCTCGCTGCCTGGGGTCACGACCTCGTGTACGACCCGCAGAGGCTGGACAACGAGGAACGCAGCGCGGAGGTGTTCGGGGCGTGGCTGCGTGGGCAGGGCATTCAGCCCGAACTGGAGGGGGAGGTCCGGGCCCTCATTCTCGCCACCCGTCACGCGGCTCCTCCGGCGACACGGGGCGAGGCGCTGCTCGTGGACGCCGACCTCAGCATTCTGGGCGCGAATCCCGAGGCCTTCGCCGCCTATGACGCGGCCATCCGCCAGGAATACGCCTTCGTCCCAGAGGAGGCGTACCGAGTCAGGCGGGCGCGGGTTCTCCAGGGCTTCCTCAACCGAGAGCGCATCTTCACCACGCCAGAGTTCGCGGAGTTGGAGGAGCGGGCACGGGTGAATTTGAACACAGCTCTTCAGAACCTGGGATGA
- a CDS encoding NAD(P)H-dependent glycerol-3-phosphate dehydrogenase: MGVRMGLNVPVLGAGGWGTALAVAAVRAGQQATLWARRADFAAQLARERENREYLPGVELPSGVKVTSTLREAVMGADFALVVVPSVGVPDLLAQLPRTLGVVLCAKGLAPDGGRLTDLARALGFTRIAILSGPNHAEEIGRGLPAATVVASADAALARGVQAALLSPTLRVYTSGDEVGVELGGVLKNVIALAAGMVDGLHLGDNAKASLMTRGLREMRRYLVSQGAHEDTVYGLSGLGDLVATATSRHSRNRAAGEAIARGQNPAQGGKVVEGLRTAGLLDAWATAHGHDLPIVRAVARVASGEWTPEEGIASLMERDAKAELDA; encoded by the coding sequence ATGGGTGTTCGCATGGGCCTGAATGTTCCCGTCCTGGGTGCGGGCGGATGGGGAACTGCCTTGGCTGTGGCGGCGGTGCGAGCTGGCCAGCAGGCGACGCTGTGGGCCCGCCGCGCCGACTTTGCCGCCCAGCTCGCCCGCGAGCGTGAAAACCGCGAGTACCTGCCCGGCGTGGAATTGCCGAGCGGCGTCAAGGTGACGTCAACGCTGAGGGAGGCAGTGATGGGAGCGGACTTCGCCCTGGTCGTGGTGCCCAGTGTGGGCGTACCGGACCTGCTCGCCCAGCTGCCGCGCACGCTGGGCGTGGTGCTGTGCGCCAAGGGCCTCGCGCCGGACGGGGGGCGGCTCACCGACCTGGCGCGGGCATTGGGCTTTACTCGGATTGCCATTCTGAGTGGCCCCAACCACGCCGAGGAGATCGGGCGAGGCCTGCCCGCCGCGACGGTCGTCGCGAGTGCGGACGCGGCCCTGGCGCGGGGGGTCCAGGCAGCCCTTCTCTCCCCCACCCTACGGGTCTACACCAGCGGGGACGAGGTCGGAGTAGAACTGGGCGGCGTGCTGAAGAACGTGATCGCCCTCGCGGCAGGCATGGTGGACGGCCTACATCTGGGGGACAACGCGAAAGCGTCGCTGATGACCCGGGGCCTGCGCGAAATGCGCCGTTACCTCGTCTCGCAGGGCGCGCATGAGGACACGGTCTACGGCCTGAGTGGCCTGGGTGATCTGGTGGCCACCGCCACCAGCCGCCACAGCCGCAACCGCGCGGCGGGCGAGGCCATCGCGCGGGGCCAGAACCCGGCCCAGGGCGGGAAAGTGGTGGAGGGCCTGCGAACGGCGGGCCTCCTTGATGCCTGGGCCACCGCCCACGGCCATGACCTCCCTATCGTGCGAGCGGTGGCACGGGTCGCAAGCGGCGAGTGGACACCCGAGGAGGGGATCGCCAGCCTGATGGAACGGGACGCCAAGGCAGAACTCGATGCCTGA
- a CDS encoding class I SAM-dependent methyltransferase produces MQRPPFTALAAVYDAIMADVEYEHWADFVLTYSRDGGLEASTALDLACGTGGFTRELLRAGLRVHGVDASPEMVAVARERLPASVTLSIGDLRTFALAETFDLVTCVFDSLNNLLTPAELGAALRQARAHLRPGGLLACDLNTRLGVRELWEGNAIEGLARTPDGREVHYHWSHHYDAAAEVGVVQAFCRVEDRAGGWEEFTEEHRERGYDPADLEPLLAAAGFARWEIVEYPDYAPPSANTPRVWVFAWA; encoded by the coding sequence ATGCAAAGGCCGCCTTTCACTGCCCTCGCTGCCGTTTATGACGCGATTATGGCGGACGTGGAGTACGAGCACTGGGCGGACTTCGTGCTGACCTACAGCCGGGATGGAGGGCTGGAGGCGAGCACCGCTCTTGATCTCGCCTGCGGTACGGGGGGCTTTACCCGGGAGCTGCTGCGGGCGGGCCTGCGGGTGCACGGCGTAGACGCCAGCCCCGAGATGGTAGCGGTGGCGCGGGAACGCCTGCCAGCGAGCGTTACCCTGAGCATAGGGGACCTGCGAACCTTTGCGCTCGCCGAGACATTCGACCTGGTCACCTGCGTCTTTGACAGCCTCAACAATCTGTTGACTCCCGCAGAGCTTGGCGCGGCACTGAGGCAAGCACGGGCACACCTGCGACCTGGCGGACTGCTGGCCTGCGACCTCAACACCCGTCTGGGTGTGCGGGAGCTGTGGGAGGGGAACGCCATCGAGGGCCTGGCCAGGACACCAGACGGACGCGAGGTGCACTACCACTGGTCTCACCACTACGACGCGGCCGCGGAGGTCGGGGTGGTCCAGGCGTTTTGCCGAGTGGAGGACCGAGCCGGTGGCTGGGAAGAGTTTACCGAGGAACACCGTGAGCGCGGCTACGACCCGGCGGACCTGGAACCCTTGCTGGCGGCGGCGGGCTTTGCGCGCTGGGAGATCGTGGAGTACCCGGATTACGCGCCGCCGTCGGCGAATACACCGCGGGTATGGGTGTTCGCATGGGCCTGA
- a CDS encoding DUF1802 family protein: MSSRYALKEWDTQCQALTSGSSALLIRKGGIMETHAGFEVEHREFLLYPTFLHQNPDELRPEFRPLLRDDPQPGQIVLPALAEVVAVHQVESLERALALAPYQALTSGAIERRFHYRNRPWVHALLLRVRPLQQSLVLEETPQMLGCVSWVPLPDLSVEAGPPVLPEAELERLRAAVEAALSA, translated from the coding sequence ATGTCTTCCCGCTACGCCCTCAAGGAATGGGACACCCAGTGTCAGGCCCTGACCTCCGGCTCTTCGGCCCTCCTGATTCGCAAGGGGGGCATCATGGAGACGCACGCGGGCTTCGAGGTGGAGCACCGTGAATTTCTCCTCTACCCGACGTTCCTGCACCAGAATCCCGATGAGCTGAGGCCCGAATTCAGGCCGCTGCTGCGCGACGACCCTCAACCGGGCCAAATCGTCCTTCCGGCGCTGGCAGAGGTGGTGGCGGTCCATCAAGTGGAGTCGCTGGAGCGGGCGCTGGCGCTGGCGCCGTACCAGGCGCTTACGTCAGGAGCCATCGAACGGCGCTTCCACTACCGCAACCGGCCCTGGGTTCACGCGCTGCTGCTGCGGGTGCGCCCACTGCAACAGTCGCTGGTGCTGGAGGAAACGCCCCAGATGCTGGGCTGCGTGAGCTGGGTGCCGCTGCCGGACCTTTCGGTAGAGGCCGGGCCACCCGTGTTGCCCGAGGCCGAACTTGAACGGCTGCGGGCGGCGGTCGAGGCAGCCCTCAGCGCTTAG
- a CDS encoding prepilin-type N-terminal cleavage/methylation domain-containing protein, whose product MKSQGLTLLELLAAATLLGLLSALFLLSLLQAQRGAVSTQAQQLARHAATLAEIKRSVTNTPYSSPTPCVPALLVDLPASVPQCVFRQDENTTYVLTQSSSGKFFLFDGKGLQGPLGALPASW is encoded by the coding sequence ATGAAGAGCCAAGGTCTAACCCTGCTTGAGCTACTGGCCGCAGCGACCCTGCTGGGCCTGCTGTCCGCACTGTTCCTGTTAAGCCTCCTCCAGGCTCAACGGGGCGCAGTCTCCACCCAAGCCCAACAACTCGCCCGACACGCGGCCACTCTGGCAGAAATCAAACGGAGCGTGACGAACACGCCGTATTCCTCGCCCACACCCTGTGTCCCCGCGCTTCTTGTCGACCTGCCCGCTTCCGTGCCGCAGTGTGTCTTTCGGCAGGACGAAAACACCACCTACGTCTTGACCCAATCCTCGTCCGGCAAGTTCTTCCTGTTTGATGGGAAAGGCTTGCAAGGCCCCCTTGGGGCACTCCCCGCCTCGTGGTAG
- a CDS encoding O-antigen ligase, giving the protein MSLFRLALALFVPLFCLSFWPAAVAVPQASLYPLRFWLLLGLVFLGTLGAVALQGRGMTVTEYLRRHPPRLGLLGGLTLLYALWVALSAATSPLPWIAWLGQPYSQFGALMLLLCLGAAALYARSAPVELVIRACALTTLAMFVLALAEAVGWRPLAHLISSPRMTYPAGTVGLRQHLGGWFAIMALAPVFFFRRRPRTLWFWSWLLSGLLGVSLCTNTAATLGVALGLALWLLLGIFRRAWVLPLLTASLFAVSTVAFPPLITAQSKALGLLPPHFKDYGSTQTFTTRLYLWRAAWRAAQTRPLLGWGDETFASAVYEHLSPSEISALLRSELGLDSNYHAEPAWPGFYLINPLQKDRQYVHVIYVHPHNIWLDEVYAHGFVGAALALLTAALFLWRVWQQEPSALIPLLVAVLPYTVFLTAWFYVATVTPLFFLLLGTALADVVPLRSGPHRNAYEEPRSNPA; this is encoded by the coding sequence ATGTCCCTGTTCCGGTTGGCCCTGGCCCTGTTCGTTCCTCTGTTTTGCCTCTCCTTTTGGCCTGCTGCCGTAGCCGTTCCCCAGGCCAGTCTGTACCCCCTCCGCTTCTGGCTGCTGCTGGGCCTGGTGTTTTTGGGAACGCTCGGAGCCGTGGCCTTGCAGGGCAGGGGCATGACGGTGACCGAGTACCTTCGCCGCCACCCGCCACGCCTCGGCCTTCTGGGAGGACTTACCCTGCTATATGCCCTTTGGGTAGCCCTTTCCGCTGCAACCTCGCCTCTTCCCTGGATTGCCTGGCTTGGTCAGCCCTACTCCCAGTTCGGTGCCCTGATGCTGCTGCTCTGTCTGGGGGCAGCGGCCCTGTATGCCCGCTCTGCGCCGGTCGAACTGGTGATTCGCGCGTGTGCCCTCACCACACTCGCTATGTTTGTGCTCGCTCTTGCCGAGGCCGTGGGGTGGCGACCGCTCGCCCACCTGATCTCTTCGCCCCGCATGACCTACCCTGCTGGCACGGTCGGCTTGCGTCAGCACCTGGGCGGATGGTTTGCCATCATGGCGCTTGCCCCCGTGTTTTTCTTTCGCCGGCGGCCACGCACCCTCTGGTTTTGGAGCTGGCTTCTCTCCGGACTCCTGGGGGTCTCGCTCTGCACCAACACGGCTGCCACGCTCGGTGTGGCCCTGGGTCTGGCCCTGTGGTTGCTGCTCGGTATCTTTCGCAGGGCTTGGGTTCTCCCACTGCTGACCGCAAGCCTCTTTGCCGTGAGTACGGTGGCCTTCCCCCCCCTCATCACGGCCCAGAGTAAAGCCCTTGGCCTTTTGCCCCCCCACTTCAAGGACTACGGCTCGACCCAAACCTTCACCACGCGGCTCTACCTCTGGCGAGCCGCCTGGCGCGCGGCGCAGACGAGGCCCCTCCTGGGCTGGGGGGATGAAACCTTTGCCTCCGCCGTCTATGAGCACCTGAGCCCCTCAGAAATCAGCGCACTCCTGAGGTCAGAACTGGGATTGGACAGCAACTACCATGCCGAGCCGGCCTGGCCAGGATTTTATCTGATCAACCCTCTCCAAAAGGACCGGCAGTATGTTCATGTTATCTATGTCCACCCCCACAACATCTGGCTTGATGAGGTGTATGCCCACGGCTTTGTAGGCGCCGCCCTCGCCCTCCTCACAGCGGCTCTCTTCTTGTGGAGGGTGTGGCAACAGGAACCCTCAGCCTTGATCCCCCTGCTTGTTGCCGTTTTGCCCTACACCGTGTTCCTCACCGCCTGGTTCTATGTGGCCACGGTCACGCCCCTCTTTTTTCTTCTCCTCGGAACAGCGCTGGCGGATGTGGTTCCCCTACGCTCTGGCCCGCACAGAAACGCCTATGAAGAGCCAAGGTCTAACCCTGCTTGA
- a CDS encoding type IV pilin protein, producing the protein MKNGTQGFTLIELLIVIAIIGILAAVLIPNLLNARKAANDSAAQSLLRNAVTAAEASRANGTTITTETDCKDANILNITSYPTSVTACQIKQTANGTYGYVTSSTNNNYQFDGTTIKKVSSAGMPSSMP; encoded by the coding sequence ATGAAGAACGGAACCCAAGGCTTTACCCTGATCGAGCTGCTGATTGTGATCGCGATCATCGGGATTCTGGCGGCGGTGCTGATCCCCAACCTGCTGAACGCCCGCAAGGCAGCGAACGACAGCGCGGCCCAGAGCCTCCTGCGCAACGCCGTGACCGCTGCCGAAGCGAGCCGCGCCAATGGCACGACCATCACCACCGAAACGGACTGCAAAGACGCCAATATCCTGAACATCACCTCCTACCCCACCAGCGTCACGGCCTGCCAGATTAAGCAGACCGCCAACGGCACCTACGGTTACGTCACCTCCAGCACGAACAACAACTACCAGTTCGACGGGACGACCATCAAGAAAGTCTCTTCTGCGGGTATGCCCAGCAGCATGCCCTAA